A region of Vigna radiata var. radiata cultivar VC1973A chromosome 6, Vradiata_ver6, whole genome shotgun sequence DNA encodes the following proteins:
- the LOC106764830 gene encoding auxilin-like protein 1 encodes MEFGTAAATLTKKLSNGYGISGRSAYDGVFAAPIKLRAPTFSSQFEDYREIFGAAGASLGSSIPILELPELNDSKKKIDDVGRSRVDYSMVFSGFGSLDTAVPFEELVAEPVEKDSFAIRSKIKGENQYFQQELNTCSKEIPVKSWSSNDAKRVNMSYHKVNQGSENGTGGTTHIAQLQAVPAYTRLIEEVKPMKINRANKSIPVAQDTGSEGIKEAAHSTNSYTSASPDNSKQQSSTNNGVKVKNRSGSIDLFFDACEISNGTNHVKVPRSETTESNLNKQKGYALKSTPIKFEASKSSLSEGVAGADSPPYSDDMLDSNSEVAASVAALRKAMEEAQARMKVAKELMRRKKEGFPDRVKRKSNIELKADGKREAKVTHRTTKLDAKLTLREKDTSLNSSSEAGRSTMRIEKARPDLGTKETCCAEEVVRETPKMKSDKAKHEKEVEQKESNDKGKILEQKEAENNKKEQYFNKTDRNTPEKPEESDEKIEMVREYWGLENNEEKVHADHEASAYVELVQETKHRSQKVVDETKLIQDVFENGLMDNGPKVNENGKVENRVKSFYKPEDYGSNVGGQGLIEGNGKKVAGEPEDGNKCEGSFELEECKINLRAAQELREAEKNITEELKVSENKVDVFIELEECQLAEILEPLDNESVCSQHAENLTSMEEATENFGCLEDRKKINDSGFLDISQDNEHSCQREAREATGNTFGSIYVQEEIVDHIHSKKSKLNGEDMVLDAQASENGFEGAAQLMDGNTRERTDNKETVEVIRVTLSDPCCEEVKAEKAGNTTETSSSYEPDETEKLNKTQAADIITENEETLEVNLAVHSYDEVDVVSEASSASFQQERYEETDPVQETSDFRDKHTDETYSFTQVAVELNEADNQIQNIFEKETSEGAARNSGDTDIKARQNIDQCWEKSENYCNLEMPVEDTTPESVEICKDAKETRDALKEDLDENRSNSSNGENLYDNEDIIDESQIPSTSDWKSSPFKEVEKVESSHINIRESNQVSAMEEKGANDNLHKEEQEKEHLKKLDAAKEREREREKEKLAVERAIREARERAFADARERAAVERAAAEARQKNISDGRERLGKTNSQVNEKTPAEKAAMEAKLKAERAAVERATAEARARALERALSERAASDARNKSDKPAAGFVASRDNAMKQNFHSRSFSHVVRDSTDVLDGANGDSAQRCKARFERHQRIGERVAHALAEKNMRDRLVQKEQEERNRVAEVLDADVKRWSSGKTGNLRALLSTLQYILGPDSGWQPIPLTDVVTTPAVKKAYRKATLFVHPDKLQQRGASIQQKYICEKVFDLLKEAWNRFNMEER; translated from the exons ATGGAGTTCGGAACTGCCGCCGCGACTCTCACGAAGAAGCTCTCTAACGGCTACGGCATCTCCGGAAGATCGGCGTACGACGGCGTTTTCGCCGCTCCAATCAAGCTCCGAGCTCCGACTTTCTCCTCTCAATTCGAGGATTACCGCGAGATTTTCGGCGCCGCCGGAGCTTCGCTCGGTTCCTCTATTCCGATTCTGGAACTTCCGGAACTCAACGACAGCAAGAAAAAGATCGACGACGTTGGGCGCTCGAGGGTCGATTACTCGATGGTCTTCAGTGGGTTTGGGAGTCTAGACACTGCCGTTCCTTTCGAGGAGTTAGTGGCTGAGCCTGTGGAGAAAGATAGCTTCGCTATACG GAGTAAGATCAAAGGAGAAAACCAATATTTCCAGCAAGAGCTTAATACTTGTTCGAAGGAAATTCCAGTGAAATCATGGTCATCCAATGATGCCAAAAGGGTCAATATGTCTTATCATAAAGTTAACCAAGGAAGTGAAAATGGAACAGGTGGGACAACACATATAGCTCAACTCCAGGCTGTCCCTGCTTACACTCGATTAATCGAAGAAGTCAAGCCAATGAAGATAAACAGAGCTAATAAGTCTATACCAGTAGCACAAGATACTGGTAGCGAGGGAATAAAAGAAGCTGCACATTCTACCAATTCGTATACTAGTGCTTCACCTGATAATTCTAAGCAACAGTCTTCCACCAACAATGgcgtaaaagttaaaaatagatCTGGTTCCATTGATCTGTTTTTTGATGCATGTGAGATCAGTAATGGAACGAATCATGTCAAAGTTCCTCGATCAGAGACTACAGAATCtaacttaaataaacaaaaaggatATGCTCTGAAATCAACTCCAATCAAATTCGAGGCATCTAAAAGTAGCTTATCCGAAGGTGTTGCTGGTGCTGATTCGCCACCATACTCAGATGATATGTTAGACTCTAATTCAGAGGTAGCTGCTTCTGTAGCTGCTTTAAGAAAGGCAATGGAAGAGGCTCAAGCAAGAATGAAGGTTGCAAAAGAATtgatgagaagaaagaaagaaggtttTCCTGATCGTGTGAAACGTAAGTCTAACATTGAATTGAAAGCTGATGGGAAAAGAGAGGCTAAAGTCACTCATAGAACAACGAAACTTGATGCAAAGCTAACATTAAGAGAAAAGGATACTTCTCTAAATTCTTCTTCTGAGGCAGGGAGGTCAACAATGAGAATAGAGAAAGCGAGGCCAGATCTGGGGACAAAAGAAACCTGTTGTGCTGAAGAAGTTGTACGCGAAACACCGAAGATGAAATCAGATAAAGCAAAACATGAGAAAGAGGTTGAACAAAAAGAATCAAATGATAAGGGAAAAATACTTGAGCAGAAAGAGGCAGAAAATAACAAGAAAGAGCAGTACTTTAATAAAACAGATAGGAATACCCCTGAAAAACCTGAAGAATCTgatgaaaaaatagaaatggtTAGGGAATATTGGGGGCTGGAGAATAATGAAGAGAAGGTTCATGCAGACCATGAAGCAAGTGCATATGTAGAACTTGTCCAGGAAACTAAACATAGGAGTCAAAAGGTAGTAGATGAGACAAAACTGATTCAGGACGTATTTGAAAATGGTTTAATGGACAATGGTCCTAAGGTTAATGAAAATGGGAAAGTTGAGAATCGggttaaatctttttataaaccGGAAGACTATGGAAGCAATGTCGGTGGGCAAGGGTTAATAGAAGGTAATGGGAAAAAAGTTGCTGGTGAGCCAGAAGATGGCAACAAATGTGAAGGGTCCTTTGAGCTGGAAGaatgcaaaataaatttgagAGCTGCTCAGGAACTGCGAGAGGCTGAGAAGAATATTACTGAAGAGCTAAAAGTAAGTGAGAATAAAGTTGACGTGTTCATTGAGCTGGAAGAATGTCAACTGGCAGAAATTCTGGAGCCACTTGACAATGAGAGTGTGTGCAGTCAACATGCCGAAAATTTGACAAGTATGGAGGAAGCGACAGAGAACTTTGGGTGTTTAGAGgacagaaagaaaataaatgattcTGGTTTTCTGGATATCAGTCAAGACAATGAACATTCCTGTCAGAGAGAAGCCAGAGAAGCCACTGGTAATACCTTTGGTAGTATCTATGTGCAGGAGGAAATCGTGGACCATATTCATAGtaagaaaagtaaattgaaTGGAGAGGACATGGTTCTAGATGCCCAAGCAAGTGAGAATGGATTTGAAGGAGCCGCTCAACTGATGGATGGAAATACGAGGGAAAGGACAGATAACAAGGAGACAGTTGAAGTTATTAGAGTGACTCTATCTGATCCTTGTTGCGAGGAGGTAAAAGCAGAGAAAGCTGGCAATACCACAGAAACCAGTTCAAGCTACGAGCCAGATGAAACTGAGAAGTTGAACAAAACTCAAGCAGCTGATATAATCACTGAAAATGAGGAAACTTTGGAAGTAAATCTAGCGGTTCATTCATATGATGAGGTAGATGTTGTATCGGAAGCAAGTAGTGCTTCATTTCAACAAGAGAGATATGAAGAAACAGACCCCGTTCAGGAGACAAGTGATTTCCGTGATAAACATACAGATGAGACTTATTCCTTCACTCAAGTTGCCGTTGAACTAAACGAAGCAgacaatcaaatacaaaatatatttgaaaaagagactTCCGAAGGTGCTGCTAGAAACAGTGGTGACACTGACATAAAGGCTAGGCAAAACATAGATCAATGCTGGGAAAAGTCAGAAAATTACTGCAATCTGGAAATGCCTGTTGAAGACACAACTCCTGAGTCTGTTGAAATCTGCAAGGATGCAAAGGAGACTAGAGATGCATTAAAGGAAGATTTGGATGAGAATAGGTCTAATTCCTCTAATGGGGAAAATTTGTATGACAATGAAGACATTATAGATGAATCCCAGATACCTAGTACATCTGATTGGAAATCAAGTCCCTTCAAAGAAGTAGAGAAGGTTGAATCAAGTCACATCAATATAAGGGAGAGTAATCAAGTATCCGCAATGGAAGAGAAGGGAGCAAATGACAACTTGCATAAGGAAGAGCAGGAAAAGGAGCACCTCAAAAAACTCGATGCAGCAAAAGAgagggaaagagaaagagaaaaggagaaattaGCTGTAGAAAGAGCAATTCGTGAAGCACGTGAAAGGGCTTTTGCTGATGCCAGAGAAAGGGCGGCAGTAGAGAGAGCTGCTGCAGAAGCACGTCAGAAAAACATTTCTGATGGACGAGAAAGGCTAGGAAAAACCAATAGTCAGGTAAATGAGAAGACCCCAGCTGAGAAGGCTGCTATGGAGGCAAAACTTAAAGCTGAGCGTGCTGCTGTGGAGAGAGCAACTGCAGAGGCACGGGCACGGGCCCTAGAAAGGGCACTTTCTGAGAGAGCTGCCTCTGATGCAAGAAATAAGTCTGATAAACCTGCTGCAGGCTTTGTGGCTTCCCGTGATAATGCAATGAAGCAAAACTTCCATTCAAGATCTTTCAGCCATGTTG TTCGTGATTCTACTGATGTACTTGATGGAGCTAATGGCGATTCTGCTCAGAGATGTAAGGCTAGGTTTGAGAGGCATCAGAGAATAGGGGAACGCGTG GCACATGCTCTTGCAGAAAAGAATATGCGTGACCGGCTTGTGCAGAAGGAGCAAGAGGAGAGAAAT AGGGTAGCAGAAGTTCTTGATGCTGATGTTAAAAGATGGTCAAGTGGAAAAACAGGAAACTTGAGGGCATTGCTTTCTACATTACAATAT ATTCTTGGCCCCGACAGTGGTTGGCAACCGATTCCTTTGACAGATGTAGTAACCACCCCTGCAGTAAAGAAAGCTTATCGTAAAGCTACTCTTTTTGTGCATCCCGACAAGCTGCAGCAGCGGGGAGCAAGCATTCAACAAAAGTACATCTGCGAGAAGGTTTTTGATCTTCTAAAG GAAGCTTGGAACAGATTTAACATGGAAGAACGATAA
- the LOC106763833 gene encoding dihydroflavonol 4-reductase, with product MSSRSESVCVTGASGFIGSWLVMRLMERGYTVRATVRDPANMKKVKHLVELPGAKTKLSLWKADLGEEGSFDEAIKGCTGVFHVATPMDFESKDPENEVIKPTIKGLLDIMKACVKGKSVRRIVFTSSAGTVDVAEQPKAVYDEKCWSDVEFCRRVKMTGWMYFVSKTLAEKEAWKFAKEHNIDFVSVIPPLVVGPFLMPTMPPSLITALSLITGNEGHYHIIKQGQFVHLDDLCLAHIFLFENPKAEGRYICCSHEATIHDIAKLLNQKYPQYNIPTKFKDIPDELEIIRFSSKKITDMGFKFQYILEDMFTGAVETCREKGLLPDPAQTPVNGTMHK from the exons atgagttcAAGGTCCGAATCCGTTTGCGTTACCGGAGCTTCGGGTTTCATAGGATCATGGCTTGTGATGAGGCTAATGGAGCGTGGCTACACGGTTCGAGCCACCGTACGCGACCCAG CAAACATGAAGAAGGTGAAGCATTTGGTGGAACTTCCAGGTGCAAAGACGAAACTGTCTCTGTGGAAAGCTGACCTTGGTGAAGAGGGAAGCTTTGACGAAGCCATTAAAGGCTGCACAGGAGTTTTCCACGTTGCAACCCCCATGGATTTTGAATCCAAGGACCCCGAG AATGAAGTGATAAAGCCGACAATAAAGGGGTTACTAGATATCATGAAAGCATGCGTGAAGGGGAAAAGTGTGCGAAGAATTGTCTTCACATCCTCAGCTGGAACTGTTGATGTTGCTGAGCAACCAAAGGCTGTTTATGATGAGAAGTGTTGGAGTGATGTTGAGTTCTGCAGAAGGGTCAAAATGACTGGTTGG AtgtattttgtttcaaaaaccCTGGCGGAGAAAGAAGCTTGGAAATTCGCCAAAGAGCATAACATAGACTTTGTCTCTGTCATTCCACCTCTTGTCGTTGGTCCCTTTCTTATGCCAACAATGCCACCAAGCCTAATCACTGCTCTTTCACTCATCACAG GGAATGAAGGGCATTACCATATCATAAAACAAGGGCAGTTCGTGCACTTAGATGACCTTTGTCTTGctcatatatttttgtttgagaaTCCAAAAGCAGAAGGGAGGTACATATGCTGTTCACATGAGGCAACCATTCATGACATTGCAAAACTGCTAAATCAAAAATACCCTCAGTATAATATCCCCACAAA GTTCAAGGATATTCCAGATGAATTGGAAATTATTAGATTTTCTTCTAAGAAGATCACAGACATGGGCTTCAAATTTCAGTACATCTTGGAGGATATGTTCACAGGAGCTGTTGAGACCTGCAGAGAAAAAGGGCTTCTTCCTGATCCTGCTCAAACCCCAGTTAATGGCACCATGCATAAATAA
- the LOC106764122 gene encoding dihydroflavonol 4-reductase-like — MGSVSETVCVTGASGFIGSWLVMRLIERGYTVRATVRDPGNMKKVKHLVELPGAKTKLSLWKADLAEEGSFDEAIKGCTGVFHVATPMDFESADPESEVIKPTVNGILDIMKACMKAKTVRRLVFTSSAGTLNVIEHQKPVFDETCWSDVEFCRRVKMTGWMYFVSKTLAEKEAWKFAKEHGMDFITIIPPLVVGPFLMPTMPPSLITALSPITGNESHYSIIKQGQFVHLDDLCLAHIFLFEQPKVEGRYICSACDTTIHDIAKLINEKYPEYKIPTKFKNIPDELEVVRFSSKKIKDLGFQFKYSLEDMYCGAIDTCRDKGLLPKLAETPLSSIFQNAETPRN; from the exons ATGGGTTCAGTTTCTGAAACCGTTTGCGTCACCGGAGCTTCTGGTTTCATCGGGTCATGGCTTGTTATGAGACTCATCGAGCGTGGCTATACCGTTCGTGCCACCGTTCGTGACCCAG GGAACATGAAGAAGGTGAAGCATTTGGTGGAGCTGCCGGGTGCAAAGACAAAGCTGTCTCTGTGGAAGGCTGACCTAGCTGAAGAGGGAAGCTTTGATGAAGCCATTAAAGGGTGCACTGGAGTTTTTCATGTGGCAACTCCGATGGACTTTGAGTCTGCAGACCCTGAG AGTGAAGTGATAAAGCCTACTGTAAACGGAATTCTGGATATCATGAAAGCTTGCATGAAAGCAAAGACAGTGAGAAGGCTTGTGTTTACATCCTCAGCAGGAACTCTTAATGTTATTGAACACCAGAAGCCCGTTTTTGATGAAACTTGTTGGAGTGACGTTGAGTTTTGTAGGAGAGTAAAGATGACCGGTTGG ATGTATTTCGTTTCTAAAACACTGGCCGAGAAAGAAGCATGGAAATTCGCCAAAGAGCATGGCATGGACTTCATCACTATCATTCCACCTCTTGTTGTTGGTCCCTTTCTCATGCCAACCATGCCACCTAGCCTAATCACTGCTCTTTCTCCCATCACAG GAAATGAGAGTCATTATTCGATCATAAAGCAAGGTCAATTCGTGCACTTGGATGATCTGTGTCTTGCTCACATATTTCTGTTTGAACAGCCAAAAGTTGAAGGGAGGTACATATGCAGTGCATGTGACACTACTATTCATGACATTGCCAAACTAATCAATGAAAAATACCCTGAGTACAAGATCCCCACCAA GTTCAAGAATATTCCAGATGAATTGGAGGTTGTGAGATTTTCTTCaaagaagataaaagatttaGGATTCCAATTCAAGTACAGCTTAGAGGACATGTACTGTGGAGCAATTGATACATGCAGAGACAAAGGGCTTCTTCCTAAACTTGCTGAAACTCCACTCAGTAGTATCTTTCAGAATGCAGAAACTCCAAGGaactaa